Proteins encoded within one genomic window of Alteribacter populi:
- a CDS encoding enoyl-CoA hydratase-related protein, translated as MSYLEISKENGVVWIKINRPEAANALSKDVLIELTNQLEELATDRSIRALVITGAGDKVFSAGADLKERRGLSPEEVPQAVKRIRDTVNTVENFPAPTIAAINGSVFGGGLELALACDLRVAVNYATFALTETTLAIIPGAGGTQRLPRTIGMPRAKEMIFTGEKIDAQTAEQWGLVNRVCESTSLLTEVEALTSKMAGNGPVALRQAKYAMDLGAQTDLNSGLTIEEKAYEVTIPTKDRTEGLEAFKEKRKPQYTGE; from the coding sequence ATGAGCTACTTAGAAATTAGTAAAGAAAATGGTGTAGTCTGGATCAAAATCAATCGTCCGGAAGCAGCTAATGCCCTTTCTAAAGATGTATTGATTGAGCTTACGAATCAATTAGAAGAGTTAGCTACAGATCGTTCTATTCGTGCACTCGTCATTACCGGTGCAGGAGATAAAGTTTTTAGTGCCGGTGCTGATTTAAAAGAACGTCGTGGTCTCAGTCCTGAAGAAGTTCCACAAGCCGTAAAACGTATTCGGGATACTGTCAATACCGTAGAAAACTTTCCCGCACCAACAATTGCTGCGATCAACGGCTCAGTATTTGGGGGCGGGCTGGAATTAGCTTTAGCTTGTGATCTTCGTGTTGCCGTAAACTACGCTACATTTGCTTTAACTGAGACAACGTTAGCGATTATCCCAGGAGCAGGAGGAACGCAGCGTCTGCCGCGAACGATAGGTATGCCACGGGCAAAAGAAATGATTTTTACGGGTGAAAAAATTGACGCGCAAACAGCCGAGCAATGGGGGCTAGTCAACCGTGTTTGCGAATCAACTTCTTTATTAACTGAAGTTGAAGCGCTTACATCTAAGATGGCTGGAAACGGTCCGGTAGCACTGCGACAAGCAAAATATGCGATGGATTTAGGTGCCCAAACAGATCTAAATTCGGGACTTACTATAGAAGAAAAAGCATATGAGGTAACAATCCCGACAAAAGATCGAACCGAAGGACTGGAAGCTTTTAAAGAGAAAAGAAAGCCGCAATATACTGGAGAATAA
- a CDS encoding acyl-CoA carboxylase subunit beta codes for MSNEVKWKEKVDQIHQGGGEKYHQKNEEKGKMFVRDRLRMLFDEGSWAEDGQFANSENEGLPADGVVTATGKINGQTVCVMANDSTVKAGSWGARTVEKIIRIQETAEKLEVPLLYLVDSAGARITDQIEMFPNRRGAGRIFYNQVKLSGKIPQICLLFGPSAAGGAYIPAFCDVVMMVDGNASMYLGSPRMAEMVIGEKVSLEEMGGAKMHCSVSGCGDVLVASEEEAIEKAKQYLSYFPSNYRQKTKKVEGKPVPNFEKSLEDLIPKNQNAPFNMKDLIDRVTDEDSFFEMKELFAKELITGFARINGEPVGIVANQPSQKGGVLFHDSADKAARFITLCDAYHIPLLFLADVPGFMIGTRVEKAGIIRHGAKMISAMSEATVPKISVIVRKAYGAGLYAMAGPAFEPDCCIALPSAQIAVMGPEAAVNAVYANKIQELPPEERPTFIQEKRTEYQENIDIYRLASEMIVDEIVPANQLRNELENRLDLYRSKNQVFTDRKHAVYPV; via the coding sequence ATGAGTAACGAAGTGAAGTGGAAAGAGAAAGTGGATCAGATTCACCAGGGTGGTGGTGAAAAGTACCACCAGAAAAACGAAGAAAAAGGGAAGATGTTCGTCCGTGATCGTCTTCGTATGTTATTTGACGAAGGTTCTTGGGCTGAGGACGGTCAGTTTGCCAATTCAGAGAATGAAGGACTTCCAGCTGACGGGGTAGTAACAGCAACAGGTAAAATAAATGGCCAAACTGTTTGTGTGATGGCGAACGATTCGACAGTAAAAGCTGGTTCTTGGGGGGCAAGAACGGTAGAAAAGATCATTCGTATCCAAGAAACCGCTGAAAAACTGGAAGTACCACTTCTTTACTTAGTCGATTCAGCAGGGGCGAGAATTACTGACCAAATTGAAATGTTTCCAAACCGACGAGGCGCTGGGCGCATTTTTTACAACCAAGTAAAATTATCAGGTAAAATTCCACAAATTTGTCTTTTATTTGGCCCTTCTGCTGCGGGTGGGGCATATATCCCTGCTTTCTGTGATGTTGTCATGATGGTAGACGGTAATGCATCCATGTATTTAGGGTCTCCGCGCATGGCTGAAATGGTTATTGGTGAAAAAGTGTCACTTGAAGAAATGGGTGGTGCAAAAATGCACTGTTCTGTTTCTGGTTGTGGAGATGTTCTTGTTGCTTCAGAAGAGGAAGCGATTGAAAAAGCGAAGCAATACTTATCTTACTTTCCGAGCAATTATAGACAAAAAACGAAGAAGGTTGAAGGAAAACCGGTACCAAATTTTGAAAAAAGCTTAGAAGATCTCATTCCAAAAAACCAAAATGCACCATTTAATATGAAAGATTTAATTGACCGGGTTACAGATGAGGACAGTTTCTTTGAAATGAAGGAGCTTTTTGCTAAAGAACTCATCACTGGTTTTGCACGAATCAATGGTGAACCGGTTGGTATTGTAGCAAACCAGCCAAGTCAGAAAGGTGGAGTACTATTCCATGACTCTGCTGATAAGGCAGCACGTTTTATTACTTTGTGCGATGCATACCACATTCCACTTTTATTCTTAGCGGATGTACCAGGGTTTATGATTGGAACGAGGGTTGAAAAGGCAGGAATTATCCGTCACGGTGCGAAAATGATTTCCGCAATGTCAGAAGCAACCGTCCCTAAAATCTCCGTCATTGTTCGTAAAGCTTACGGTGCAGGACTTTATGCGATGGCTGGCCCGGCTTTTGAACCGGATTGTTGTATTGCTTTACCATCAGCACAAATTGCAGTAATGGGACCAGAAGCAGCAGTAAACGCCGTGTACGCTAATAAAATTCAAGAACTGCCACCAGAAGAGCGACCTACTTTCATCCAAGAAAAACGGACTGAATACCAGGAAAACATTGATATTTACCGTCTTGCGTCTGAGATGATTGTAGATGAAATCGTACCAGCAAATCAGCTTCGCAATGAGCTGGAAAATCGCTTAGATTTATATCGTTCAAAAAATCAGGTGTTTACTGATCGGAAACATGCAGTATATCCGGTTTAG
- a CDS encoding CoA transferase subunit A — translation MKQLYTSFEDAVSEIKDGSTLLVGGFGLCGIPENLIKALRETGVKNLTIISNNCGVDDWGLGLLLENKQIDKIYASYVGENKEFERQVLAGELEVELVPQGTLAERIRAGGAGIPAFYTPAGVGTKIAEGKEVRTFNGKDYLLEEAFTADFSLVRAYKGDHHGNLIYRKTAQNFNPLVATAGKVTIAEVEELVKPGSLNPEHIHTPSIYVNRLIVGEQEKRIERKTVAQ, via the coding sequence GTGAAACAACTTTATACTTCATTTGAAGATGCAGTGAGTGAAATTAAAGACGGCTCTACACTACTTGTTGGTGGTTTTGGCTTATGTGGCATCCCCGAAAACCTCATTAAAGCGCTTCGGGAGACCGGAGTTAAAAACCTAACGATTATCTCTAATAATTGTGGTGTCGATGACTGGGGACTAGGATTATTATTAGAAAACAAGCAAATTGATAAAATCTACGCATCTTATGTTGGGGAAAACAAAGAATTTGAGCGGCAAGTTTTAGCTGGCGAGTTAGAAGTGGAACTCGTACCACAAGGAACACTAGCTGAACGTATTCGAGCAGGCGGTGCGGGCATTCCTGCATTTTACACGCCTGCTGGTGTAGGTACAAAGATTGCAGAAGGTAAAGAAGTGAGAACGTTTAATGGGAAAGATTATCTGCTCGAAGAAGCATTCACAGCTGATTTTAGTTTAGTGAGAGCTTATAAAGGTGATCACCACGGAAATCTAATATACCGTAAAACAGCTCAAAACTTTAACCCACTCGTTGCAACTGCAGGAAAAGTGACAATTGCAGAGGTGGAGGAGTTAGTGAAGCCGGGAAGTTTAAACCCTGAACATATCCATACCCCGAGCATTTATGTAAATCGACTCATTGTTGGTGAACAAGAAAAACGAATCGAACGAAAAACAGTAGCCCAATAA
- a CDS encoding CoA transferase subunit B: MSVADRHKLRELIARRAEKEIHDGDYVNLGIGMPTMVANYISENKQVVLQSENGLLGIGPYPTEAELDADLINAGKETVTAIKGASYFSSAESFAMIRGGHIDVAILGAMEVAENGDLANWMIPGKMIKGMGGAMDLVHGAKKVVIIMEHVNRSGEPKILKGCSLPLTGKQVVNRIITDRAVIDITDDGLLLKEIIGDYSVEDIQKVTEPKLIVDPQLKK; the protein is encoded by the coding sequence ATGAGTGTTGCGGATCGTCATAAACTACGAGAATTAATCGCAAGAAGAGCGGAAAAAGAAATTCATGATGGAGATTACGTAAATTTAGGAATTGGGATGCCGACGATGGTAGCAAATTATATTTCAGAAAACAAGCAAGTTGTTTTACAATCTGAAAACGGCTTGCTTGGGATCGGACCTTATCCTACTGAGGCAGAGCTTGATGCTGACTTAATTAATGCCGGAAAAGAAACGGTGACAGCAATTAAAGGAGCTTCTTATTTTAGTAGTGCTGAATCTTTTGCTATGATTCGCGGTGGTCATATAGACGTAGCGATTTTAGGTGCTATGGAAGTGGCTGAAAATGGAGATTTAGCAAACTGGATGATTCCGGGCAAAATGATCAAAGGCATGGGAGGAGCGATGGATCTCGTTCACGGTGCGAAAAAAGTAGTCATCATTATGGAGCACGTAAATCGTTCAGGAGAACCGAAGATCCTTAAGGGGTGCAGTCTCCCGTTAACAGGGAAGCAAGTCGTTAACCGAATCATTACAGATCGTGCTGTTATTGACATAACCGATGACGGACTTTTGTTAAAAGAAATCATTGGAGATTATTCAGTTGAAGATATTCAAAAAGTAACTGAACCAAAGCTGATTGTTGACCCACAACTAAAAAAATAA
- a CDS encoding alpha/beta-type small acid-soluble spore protein, with protein sequence MANNNSNQLVVPGVQQALDSMKYEIAQEFGVELGANSTSRSNGSVGGEITKRLVQMAEQQFGGQQQ encoded by the coding sequence ATGGCTAACAACAACTCTAACCAACTTGTTGTACCTGGTGTACAACAAGCGTTGGATTCAATGAAGTATGAAATTGCTCAAGAATTTGGTGTGGAACTAGGTGCCAACTCAACTTCACGCTCTAACGGTTCCGTAGGTGGTGAAATCACGAAGCGTCTAGTACAAATGGCTGAGCAGCAATTCGGTGGTCAGCAACAATAA
- a CDS encoding ABC transporter ATP-binding protein yields MADITFNSLYKIYDGDVQAVTDFNLDIQDKEFIVFVGPSGCGKSTTLRMVAGLEDISKGELHIGDQLVNDVAPKDRDIAMVFQNYALYPHMNVYENMAFGLKLRKFKKDEIDRRVRDAAKILGLEEMLDRKPKAMSGGQRQRVALGRAIVRDPKVFLMDEPLSNLDAKLRVQMRAEITKLHQRLQTTTIYVTHDQTEAMTMATRIVVMKDGLIQQVGRPKDIYDNPENVFVGGFIGSPSMNFLSGKLIDGHIEVGPYKVKVPAGKMKVVENYNNKEIILGIRPEDIHDEPVFLESSKETQIEAKVDVAELMGAETFLYSKIGDQEFIARVDSRTDIGSEDKIQLAFDMNKAHFFDPETEARLR; encoded by the coding sequence ATGGCAGATATTACATTTAACAGTCTTTATAAAATTTATGATGGCGATGTCCAAGCTGTAACTGACTTTAATTTAGACATTCAGGATAAAGAATTTATTGTTTTTGTAGGACCTTCAGGGTGTGGTAAATCAACTACACTTCGAATGGTTGCCGGCCTTGAGGACATTTCCAAAGGTGAATTGCATATCGGTGATCAGCTTGTAAATGACGTCGCACCAAAAGACCGCGACATTGCGATGGTTTTCCAAAATTATGCGTTGTACCCTCATATGAACGTATATGAAAATATGGCCTTTGGTTTAAAGCTTCGTAAGTTCAAAAAAGACGAAATTGACCGTCGTGTACGTGATGCTGCTAAAATTCTAGGTCTTGAGGAAATGCTCGATCGTAAGCCGAAAGCCATGTCTGGTGGACAACGTCAACGTGTCGCATTAGGACGTGCCATTGTTCGGGACCCTAAAGTATTCTTAATGGACGAACCACTTTCCAACTTGGATGCAAAACTCCGTGTTCAAATGCGTGCTGAAATTACGAAACTTCATCAACGTCTACAAACAACCACAATCTACGTAACGCATGACCAAACAGAAGCCATGACAATGGCTACCCGGATCGTTGTTATGAAAGACGGTCTTATTCAACAAGTTGGACGTCCAAAAGACATTTATGATAACCCTGAAAATGTATTCGTTGGTGGATTTATTGGCTCTCCATCCATGAACTTTTTATCCGGTAAACTCATAGACGGTCATATTGAAGTAGGACCATATAAAGTAAAAGTGCCTGCTGGGAAAATGAAAGTCGTTGAAAATTACAACAACAAAGAAATTATCCTGGGAATTCGCCCAGAAGATATTCACGATGAGCCAGTTTTCCTTGAATCTTCTAAAGAAACCCAAATTGAAGCCAAAGTGGATGTAGCTGAACTTATGGGTGCTGAAACATTCCTCTATTCCAAAATTGGCGATCAAGAATTCATTGCCCGTGTTGATAGTCGTACAGATATTGGCAGTGAAGACAAAATCCAGCTTGCTTTTGATATGAACAAAGCGCACTTCTTTGATCCAGAAACGGAAGCTCGCTTGCGTTAA
- a CDS encoding PucR family transcriptional regulator: protein MFEKLKEKYSHAIVPSGGIAEENDTILTIEDANGAQLSLIENQLSQDEKHLLCTLFTPIEEQAILPTTKTEQIWTRMLIYKQKPVKSPVPLPVRFIHFHVKGNLTDLDGFAEAMHSLFSSTEGLLWKNKEEGVLIQLMDADFEEEAFDESVLDALISDFYVELSIYIGSSQQESSKLAERYEMETETFQTARSFSPSQTIFYEHEVLTHWFLSTLDEKVKSRLKSLLQPVKNDRELQQSIRTYLQCNMNTTMASKKMFVHRNTLQYRVDKFIEKTTVDIKQFPNAVVAYLTLILLDSK, encoded by the coding sequence ATGTTTGAAAAACTGAAAGAAAAGTATAGCCATGCAATTGTTCCTTCTGGTGGAATCGCTGAAGAAAACGATACGATACTCACCATTGAAGATGCAAATGGAGCTCAATTATCGCTAATAGAAAATCAACTTAGTCAAGACGAAAAACATCTTTTATGTACGCTCTTTACCCCTATTGAAGAACAAGCTATTTTGCCTACAACCAAAACAGAGCAGATATGGACGCGTATGCTCATTTATAAACAAAAACCTGTAAAATCGCCTGTACCACTTCCTGTCCGTTTTATTCACTTTCATGTTAAAGGAAATCTGACCGATCTGGACGGTTTCGCCGAGGCAATGCACAGTCTTTTTTCTTCGACTGAAGGTTTACTGTGGAAAAATAAAGAAGAAGGTGTACTCATCCAGCTTATGGATGCTGATTTTGAAGAAGAAGCTTTCGATGAAAGTGTTCTCGATGCCTTAATAAGTGATTTTTATGTGGAATTATCTATTTATATTGGCTCTTCTCAGCAAGAATCATCTAAGTTAGCAGAGAGATACGAAATGGAAACGGAGACCTTCCAAACTGCTAGGTCCTTTTCCCCTTCACAAACGATTTTCTATGAACATGAAGTTCTGACTCATTGGTTTTTAAGTACATTGGATGAAAAAGTTAAAAGTCGTCTAAAATCATTATTACAACCTGTTAAAAATGACCGGGAATTGCAGCAATCCATTAGAACGTATCTTCAATGTAATATGAACACCACCATGGCCTCCAAAAAAATGTTTGTTCACCGAAACACATTACAATACAGAGTCGACAAATTTATTGAGAAAACCACAGTTGATATTAAACAGTTTCCAAATGCCGTAGTTGCTTATCTGACTCTCATTCTGCTCGACTCAAAATAA
- a CDS encoding DUF5342 family protein, with translation MLSHFHYREIKNNMINREWSFTFYYKQNKYKGMYFKDGSIKWERPTTKEMNNEEKSFLEDCVHDLMLYHVYEDH, from the coding sequence ATGCTTTCACACTTTCACTACCGCGAAATAAAAAATAATATGATAAATCGTGAATGGTCGTTTACGTTTTATTACAAACAAAACAAATACAAAGGGATGTATTTTAAGGATGGATCCATTAAGTGGGAACGGCCAACGACTAAGGAGATGAACAATGAAGAAAAATCTTTCTTAGAAGATTGTGTTCACGATTTAATGCTTTATCACGTCTATGAGGATCATTAA
- a CDS encoding YheC/YheD family protein: MIVYYDKENHYWYRTTGDKGLSLGAKLCSRIDKPPSSSPSFHVRCKHSILGPVIAIWTDDHQEKPFTGDSTLYEKLHHAVQNLGGILAIVPHSLINDDLTMEGYVYQERDANWILADIGRPDLIYNRVPFRKKERTQPFSIISDKALKTGIPLFNPSFLLKEQLYSILSNSRELKTHIPKTRALTSFSTLKQWFQNYDTAFIKDTDGSKGRGIYRVHRSTFTQPVTFLLQKQQKKTPPLSLQSLWTLLLPVIKNRTLLLQREVTLTKWKGCPYDFRILLHKIRGNWICSGIGIRIAGSNRYTTHTLYGGQLKSPKDFSIDSTTIEALAIKAAQQLSTTLLGFYELSIDIGKDLDDHLWIFDINSKPMIFNEPHIQEKGASNLAHIFHELTGFINE, translated from the coding sequence ATGATCGTTTATTATGACAAAGAAAACCATTATTGGTATCGAACAACAGGAGACAAAGGGCTATCTTTAGGCGCAAAGTTGTGTAGCCGCATAGATAAGCCCCCTTCTTCCTCTCCTTCGTTTCATGTTCGTTGTAAACACTCTATCCTTGGACCTGTCATTGCGATTTGGACTGACGACCATCAAGAAAAACCGTTTACAGGGGACTCAACGCTATATGAAAAACTCCATCATGCCGTTCAAAATTTAGGTGGTATTTTAGCAATTGTCCCCCATTCTCTTATTAACGATGATTTAACTATGGAAGGGTACGTTTATCAAGAAAGGGACGCTAATTGGATCCTTGCTGACATCGGTCGTCCTGATCTCATTTACAACCGAGTGCCATTTAGAAAAAAAGAAAGAACACAACCGTTCTCTATAATTTCTGACAAAGCCTTGAAAACAGGGATTCCTTTGTTTAATCCTTCATTTTTACTGAAAGAACAGTTATATTCCATTTTATCTAACAGTCGTGAATTAAAAACTCACATTCCCAAAACCAGAGCACTGACGTCTTTTTCAACCCTTAAACAATGGTTTCAAAATTATGATACCGCTTTTATTAAAGATACAGACGGTTCGAAAGGCCGGGGAATTTACCGCGTGCATAGATCTACTTTCACTCAGCCCGTAACTTTTCTCTTGCAAAAACAGCAAAAAAAAACACCCCCGCTTTCTCTCCAATCATTATGGACACTATTGCTGCCTGTTATTAAGAATCGTACATTACTTCTCCAAAGAGAAGTTACTCTTACAAAATGGAAGGGATGTCCATATGACTTCCGTATTCTCCTTCATAAAATCAGGGGGAACTGGATCTGCTCTGGAATTGGGATCCGCATTGCTGGTTCAAACCGTTATACAACCCATACTTTATATGGTGGACAATTAAAATCCCCTAAAGATTTTTCGATAGACTCAACAACAATTGAAGCGTTAGCCATTAAAGCAGCTCAGCAATTATCAACTACTCTTTTAGGGTTCTATGAGCTTTCTATCGACATCGGCAAAGATTTGGACGATCACCTTTGGATCTTTGATATAAACAGCAAACCAATGATCTTTAATGAACCTCATATTCAAGAAAAAGGCGCCTCCAACCTCGCCCATATCTTTCATGAATTAACTGGGTTCATAAACGAATGA
- a CDS encoding YheC/YheD family protein encodes MNKLIKAWKVATHSDNTIFIPISCMKEFFLTDGVNMMIRFGTKEKIVTVRESTTNEWKLSEDIIKQLLLPSTGPLSVHLSQQTLAIGPHIGIYTAGFTNSLLRPVGERSFLFAKYMNAAKKLGISTFLFGAPHIHWDEGLVEGYFFDEKGWSKIKTPLPDVVYDRIPNRKTESHPGYSNVRDRLQTEYQIPWFNPGFFDKWLIHQSLVETNVQHYLPKSTLSPDMQTILDYLKEHKQVYVKPAKGSLGIGIHQLIYVPEEDMFYCRFRDREKNRLRRYSSLKRLVKKQFPSGLDQMVVQQGIALLSYQNKPIDFRVHTNKDNNGEWQVSAFAAKIAGIGSVTTHVKSGGQIKSLSELKNELTLSEKLFIQLKKAALEISETIDQKLSGYIGEIGFDFGIDDKHRIWMFEANSKPGRSIFTHPRLKKEDYLTRQLPFAYGQYLFQQSLKRNVMVLSR; translated from the coding sequence ATGAATAAACTCATTAAAGCCTGGAAAGTAGCCACGCATTCTGACAATACGATTTTCATCCCTATTTCTTGCATGAAAGAGTTTTTCCTTACAGACGGCGTCAACATGATGATTCGTTTTGGTACAAAAGAAAAAATAGTCACCGTCCGTGAAAGTACAACAAATGAATGGAAGCTAAGTGAAGATATTATCAAACAGCTTCTCTTACCTTCTACAGGTCCATTGTCAGTGCATTTGTCGCAACAAACCCTTGCAATTGGCCCCCACATCGGTATTTATACTGCAGGGTTTACAAACTCCCTCCTCCGTCCTGTAGGTGAAAGGTCATTTTTATTTGCTAAGTATATGAATGCTGCCAAAAAGTTAGGGATTAGTACGTTTTTGTTTGGTGCTCCACATATTCATTGGGATGAAGGACTTGTTGAAGGGTATTTCTTTGATGAAAAAGGCTGGTCTAAAATTAAAACTCCCCTACCTGACGTTGTCTATGACCGGATTCCAAACCGAAAAACTGAGAGTCACCCTGGTTATTCAAATGTAAGAGACCGGCTGCAAACGGAATACCAAATACCATGGTTTAATCCTGGTTTTTTTGACAAGTGGCTTATTCATCAATCATTAGTTGAAACGAACGTACAACACTATTTACCAAAAAGTACACTGTCCCCGGATATGCAGACGATTTTAGACTATTTAAAAGAACATAAACAAGTTTACGTTAAACCTGCTAAAGGGAGCCTTGGCATCGGCATCCATCAACTCATTTACGTACCAGAAGAAGACATGTTTTATTGCAGGTTCCGTGACCGGGAAAAAAATCGGCTTAGACGTTACAGTTCTCTAAAAAGGCTAGTAAAAAAACAGTTTCCAAGTGGACTCGATCAAATGGTCGTCCAACAAGGAATCGCTCTCCTGTCATATCAAAATAAACCTATTGATTTTAGGGTCCATACTAATAAAGATAACAACGGGGAATGGCAAGTAAGTGCATTCGCTGCAAAAATTGCTGGGATTGGCAGTGTCACGACTCATGTCAAAAGTGGCGGGCAAATCAAGTCCCTGAGCGAACTAAAAAATGAACTCACCCTTTCAGAAAAATTATTTATTCAACTAAAGAAAGCCGCACTTGAAATCAGTGAAACGATTGATCAGAAGTTATCCGGTTACATTGGTGAAATAGGATTTGACTTTGGGATTGACGATAAACACCGGATTTGGATGTTTGAAGCAAATTCTAAACCAGGAAGGTCGATCTTTACCCACCCGCGTCTCAAGAAAGAAGATTATCTAACACGGCAATTACCATTTGCATATGGCCAGTATTTATTTCAACAATCACTAAAACGTAATGTCATGGTTCTTTCAAGATGA
- a CDS encoding YheC/YheD family protein translates to MRNLTFGILQLDNDQEKEYVTQIAIEGAAKNAAVHLFTPWDWDEKTNQVNGYQFDKNSLSFLPATFPLPNVLYDRCFYNRTPQAKKAAAIVKELKTKAYFLGYGLPDKWTVHQYLQEDSFIASFLPETQLLVPSRLVSMIREYKHVIIKPLAGSGGKGIHKISRKKSAFEWLDAFTLQTSVHLSSPSLLKNELKRKTAGIPYLIQPCLPLIDSYHRPFDLRVVLRKDRQGKWKELGRGIRTGETGGIVSNLQAGGSISSFSSDHLTETQRADLTRVIDSIGGHLESHHPRLFELGVDLGFDQNGRFWILEVNSKPGMQTVLSTTDFKGRSTVYKGPIDTFLFIKNRYHKRQMKRQKGAKVIHE, encoded by the coding sequence ATGAGAAATTTAACATTTGGCATTTTACAGCTCGATAATGACCAGGAAAAAGAATACGTAACTCAAATTGCGATTGAAGGAGCAGCAAAAAATGCAGCTGTTCATTTATTTACTCCTTGGGATTGGGATGAAAAAACAAATCAAGTTAACGGATACCAATTTGACAAAAATAGCTTAAGCTTTCTTCCTGCCACTTTCCCTTTGCCAAACGTATTGTATGATCGTTGTTTTTATAACCGTACTCCTCAAGCAAAAAAAGCAGCAGCTATTGTAAAAGAGTTAAAAACGAAAGCTTATTTTCTAGGGTACGGCCTTCCCGATAAGTGGACGGTTCATCAATACCTACAGGAAGATTCATTTATTGCTTCTTTTCTACCTGAAACGCAGCTTCTCGTTCCTTCCCGGCTCGTTTCGATGATCAGAGAATACAAACACGTAATAATCAAACCATTAGCGGGTTCCGGAGGCAAAGGGATTCATAAAATTTCAAGGAAAAAGAGTGCTTTTGAATGGCTAGATGCTTTTACTTTGCAAACGTCGGTTCATTTGTCTTCCCCCTCTTTATTAAAAAACGAACTAAAAAGAAAGACAGCGGGTATTCCATACCTTATACAACCGTGTCTCCCTTTAATAGACAGTTATCACCGTCCGTTTGATCTCCGTGTCGTTTTAAGAAAAGACCGGCAAGGAAAGTGGAAAGAGCTTGGACGAGGAATCCGCACGGGAGAAACAGGAGGCATTGTCTCTAATTTACAAGCTGGCGGCTCTATTTCTTCGTTTTCTTCGGACCATTTAACTGAAACACAACGTGCTGATCTTACACGCGTCATCGACTCTATCGGAGGACACTTGGAGAGCCATCACCCTCGCTTATTTGAACTTGGCGTCGATCTTGGTTTTGATCAAAATGGTCGATTTTGGATTCTTGAAGTCAACTCTAAACCAGGAATGCAGACCGTTCTTTCTACAACTGACTTTAAAGGGCGCTCTACCGTCTATAAAGGGCCAATTGATACGTTTTTATTCATTAAAAACCGATACCACAAAAGACAAATGAAACGTCAGAAAGGAGCGAAGGTCATTCATGAATAA